A single window of Ictalurus punctatus breed USDA103 chromosome 27, Coco_2.0, whole genome shotgun sequence DNA harbors:
- the sgsh gene encoding N-sulphoglucosamine sulphohydrolase isoform X1, whose translation MAEMSVCVQLGTVVWVFLLCGAGECGRNVLLIIADDAGFETEVYNNTVVRTPHLSALARRGVVFRNAFASVSSCSPSRSAILTGLPQHQNGMYGLHQGVHHFNSFDGVRSLPLLLNQSDVRTGIIGKKHVGPSSVYPFDFAYTEENGSVLQVGRNITRIKLLVRKFLQEHKEEDKKKTSGGKTRPFFLYVAFHDPHRCGHSQPQYGSFCEKFGNGESGMGRIPDWKPQRYTPEQVKVPYFVPDTPAARADLAAQYTTVSRLDQGIGLVLQELRDAGFENETLVMYSSDNGIPFPNGRTNLYHSGVAEPMIISSPEHRERWGQTSDAYVSLLDITPTLLDWFSVPYPPYSLSRGSVVHLTGRSLLPALSSEPIWDTAYSSQSLHEATMYYPMRSVRRGCFILLHNLDYRSPFPIDQDLYVSPTFQDLLQRTQAGTPTRWFKTLKQYYYRERWELFDTCSDPAEQNNLASDPRHKAVLELLREQLVKWQWETEDPWVCAPDAVLEDKMEPKCRPLYNEL comes from the exons atggcGGAAATGAGCGTGTGTGTACAGCTGGGAACTGTGGTGTGGGTGTTCCTGCTGTGTGGTGCGGGAGAGTGTGGGAGAAACGTCCTCCTCATCATCG CCGACGACGCCGGGTTCGAGACCGAAGTCTACAACAACACGGTGGTCCGAACTCCTCACCTGAGCGCTCTGGCTCGGCGCGGCGTCGTCTTCCGAAACGCCTTCGCGTCCGTCAGCAGCTGCTCGCCCAGTCGCTCCGCCATCCTGACCGGATTACCGCAG CACCAGAACGGGATGTACGGGCTCCATCAGGGCGTGCACCACTTTAACTCGTTTGACGGCGTGCGGAGCCTCCCGCTGTTACTGAACCAGTCCGACGTGCGCACCG gcATCATCGGGAAGAAGCACGTGGGGCCGAGCTCCGTGTACCCCTTCGACTTCGCCTACACGGAGGAGAACGGCTCGGTGCTGCAGGTGGGACGCAACATCACCCGCATCAAGCTGCTGGTCCGGAAGTTTCTGCAGGAGCACAAAGAGGAGGACAAGAAGAAGACAAGCGGAGGAAAGACTCGGCCGTTCTTCCTGTACGTGGCGTTTCACGACCCGCACCGCTGTGGCCACTCGCAGCCTCAGTACGGCTCGTTCTGTGAGAAGTTCGGGAACGGAGAGAGCGGCATGGGGAGAATTCCCGACTGGAAGCCGCAGCGCTACACGCCCGAGCAGGTCAAG GTGCCGTATTTTGTCCCGGACACTCCGGCTGCTCGAGCTGATCTCGCCGCTCAGTATACCACCGTCAGCAGACTGGACCAGG GTATCGGTTTGGTCCTGCAGGAGTTGAGGGACGCTGGGTTTGAGAACGAGACGCTGGTGATGTACAGCTCCGATAACGGAATCCCGTTTCCTAACGGACGAACCAACCTGTACCACTCGGGCGTGGCCGAACCCATGATCATCTCCTCACCTGAACACCGAGAGCGCTGGGGACAGACAAGTGACGCCTACGTCAGCCTGCTAG ACATCACTCCCACTTTGCTGGACTGGTTCTCGGTGCCGTATCCTCCCTACAGCCTGAGCAGAGGGTCTGTGGTCCACCTGACGGGTCGCTCCCTGCTCCCTGCGCTGTCCTCGGAgccgatttgggacacagcctacAGCAGCCAGAGTCTGCACGAGGCCACCATGTATTACCCGATGCGCTCGGTGAGGCGCGGCTGCTTCATCCTGCTGCACAACCTCGACTACCGCTCACCCTTCCCCATCGACCAGGACCTGTACGTCTCGCCCACCTTCCAGGACCTGCTGCAGAGGACGCAGGCGGGCACGCCCACCCGCTGGTTCAAGACCCTGAAGCAGTATTACTACAGGGAGCGCTGGGAGCTGTTCGACACGTGCTCGGACCCGGCCGAGCAGAACAACCTGGCCTCGGATCCCCGTCACAAAGCCGTGTTGGAGCTCCTGAGGGAGCAGCTGGTGAAGTGGCAGTGGGAGACGGAGGATCCGTGGGTCTGCGCTCCGGACGCCGTGCTCGAGGACAAGATGGAGCCCAAGTGCAGGCCGCTGTACAACGAGCTGTGA
- the sgsh gene encoding N-sulphoglucosamine sulphohydrolase isoform X2, whose protein sequence is MYGLHQGVHHFNSFDGVRSLPLLLNQSDVRTGIIGKKHVGPSSVYPFDFAYTEENGSVLQVGRNITRIKLLVRKFLQEHKEEDKKKTSGGKTRPFFLYVAFHDPHRCGHSQPQYGSFCEKFGNGESGMGRIPDWKPQRYTPEQVKVPYFVPDTPAARADLAAQYTTVSRLDQGIGLVLQELRDAGFENETLVMYSSDNGIPFPNGRTNLYHSGVAEPMIISSPEHRERWGQTSDAYVSLLDITPTLLDWFSVPYPPYSLSRGSVVHLTGRSLLPALSSEPIWDTAYSSQSLHEATMYYPMRSVRRGCFILLHNLDYRSPFPIDQDLYVSPTFQDLLQRTQAGTPTRWFKTLKQYYYRERWELFDTCSDPAEQNNLASDPRHKAVLELLREQLVKWQWETEDPWVCAPDAVLEDKMEPKCRPLYNEL, encoded by the exons ATGTACGGGCTCCATCAGGGCGTGCACCACTTTAACTCGTTTGACGGCGTGCGGAGCCTCCCGCTGTTACTGAACCAGTCCGACGTGCGCACCG gcATCATCGGGAAGAAGCACGTGGGGCCGAGCTCCGTGTACCCCTTCGACTTCGCCTACACGGAGGAGAACGGCTCGGTGCTGCAGGTGGGACGCAACATCACCCGCATCAAGCTGCTGGTCCGGAAGTTTCTGCAGGAGCACAAAGAGGAGGACAAGAAGAAGACAAGCGGAGGAAAGACTCGGCCGTTCTTCCTGTACGTGGCGTTTCACGACCCGCACCGCTGTGGCCACTCGCAGCCTCAGTACGGCTCGTTCTGTGAGAAGTTCGGGAACGGAGAGAGCGGCATGGGGAGAATTCCCGACTGGAAGCCGCAGCGCTACACGCCCGAGCAGGTCAAG GTGCCGTATTTTGTCCCGGACACTCCGGCTGCTCGAGCTGATCTCGCCGCTCAGTATACCACCGTCAGCAGACTGGACCAGG GTATCGGTTTGGTCCTGCAGGAGTTGAGGGACGCTGGGTTTGAGAACGAGACGCTGGTGATGTACAGCTCCGATAACGGAATCCCGTTTCCTAACGGACGAACCAACCTGTACCACTCGGGCGTGGCCGAACCCATGATCATCTCCTCACCTGAACACCGAGAGCGCTGGGGACAGACAAGTGACGCCTACGTCAGCCTGCTAG ACATCACTCCCACTTTGCTGGACTGGTTCTCGGTGCCGTATCCTCCCTACAGCCTGAGCAGAGGGTCTGTGGTCCACCTGACGGGTCGCTCCCTGCTCCCTGCGCTGTCCTCGGAgccgatttgggacacagcctacAGCAGCCAGAGTCTGCACGAGGCCACCATGTATTACCCGATGCGCTCGGTGAGGCGCGGCTGCTTCATCCTGCTGCACAACCTCGACTACCGCTCACCCTTCCCCATCGACCAGGACCTGTACGTCTCGCCCACCTTCCAGGACCTGCTGCAGAGGACGCAGGCGGGCACGCCCACCCGCTGGTTCAAGACCCTGAAGCAGTATTACTACAGGGAGCGCTGGGAGCTGTTCGACACGTGCTCGGACCCGGCCGAGCAGAACAACCTGGCCTCGGATCCCCGTCACAAAGCCGTGTTGGAGCTCCTGAGGGAGCAGCTGGTGAAGTGGCAGTGGGAGACGGAGGATCCGTGGGTCTGCGCTCCGGACGCCGTGCTCGAGGACAAGATGGAGCCCAAGTGCAGGCCGCTGTACAACGAGCTGTGA